TGCGGGTAACCGATTTCATGTTCTTCCTCCCGGCGCGTTGCGCGCGCGAAATGTCCCGGACGATCAGTCGAGACGAACCAGCTCGCCGGGACCGGACGTCCCCGCGAGACGGCGAACCTCGGCCGCCGGGTATCGATAGTGACCTCCCGGCGTGCGCTTGGCGGGAACCTTGCCTTCCCGCGCCCAGCGCGTGACGGTCGAGGCGGAAACCTGGAAAAGGCGGGCCACTTCCGTGCGGCTGAGCCACTCTCCCGTGGGACCCGTTCTCATCGTCTCGGGTCTC
This DNA window, taken from Thermoanaerobaculia bacterium, encodes the following:
- a CDS encoding helix-turn-helix domain-containing protein, encoding MRTGPTGEWLSRTEVARLFQVSASTVTRWAREGKVPAKRTPGGHYRYPAAEVRRLAGTSGPGELVRLD